In the Sorghum bicolor cultivar BTx623 chromosome 4, Sorghum_bicolor_NCBIv3, whole genome shotgun sequence genome, GGTGTATTTTACAAAGATCATGTTGTCCAAGTTTAGTCCGAATATGCTGAACAATTAGGTCAATTGCCACATCATTGTCTCCACCTCGTGGGATGATAATATCAGCATACTTCTTTGTTGGGAGGATGAAGTCTTCAAAAGCAGGCTTAACAAATTTTGAGTACTGTGGAAAAGGGTTTTATTAGCCAAAAACGATAAGAATAAGTAGATAACAGATAGCTTAATGTAAACTATGCAACAAGACAAGAATATTATATTAGATAAAAGAAACTATACAATCAAGATCCACTAAATGTTGTTAGATTTGATGCACAACAAAAAATGCAATAGAGGAAGCTTTGTAACCTGATCTAACACAGCTTTGATATCTCTACCCTTGTCAATGGTATCACGACGGATCCTCCTTGTTAACCGTACGTCAGCATCTGAGAAATCAATAAGTGAGTGTTATAACAAGAAATACTTCACTACCATGACACTGATTACTGATTTTTGAAAGCCTATAGGCTACTCTGACAGAGTACTATGTTTGACATATTGTGCAGAAGCAAAAAGCTATTATAATAAATCAGTAGATCTGGATTCATAATATATCTTTGATGATATCTTCAACAAATAAGTAACCTGATCTAACACAACATATGCAGTTTGTGCATTAAAAAATCTGAGAATTCTAGACAAAAGAAAAATCTTTAATGCTATGTCAGTAAGATTATAGTGCATCACATTAACATGAATGATCACCAAAACATAAGTATCCATACAAATGAACTTATACATGAAATGATTCATAGAATTAAGTTTATTTTTGGATAAATAGAGGGCAGGAAATTATTAACAATTATACATTTCAAGTTCAGAAAATAGTCAGGAATCAATGCATCAGGAACTTCTGGAATATCGACAGGCAAGAGAGACAGAAGAAAGCATCATCAACTTATAAGCAAATAATGCTACCTGTATCAACGAAGATCTTCATGTTCATCAAATCCCTGAGGCGCGAGTCATGAAAAACTAGAATTCCTTCCAAAATAATAACATCCGATGGATTAACCTGGCGACAGTTTTAAATTAGGGTTGCTTGTAGAAATCAAGTATTACTTAGATGAATAAATAACATAAACAAATCATCAGAAAACAAACTTTTCCCTTTTTGAAGAAAAGGTACAATATGAAATCAATGTGAAGAAATAAGCTGTTGCTCAAGTAGCAAATAGTGTGTCGGGTACTTACCATAAATTATAGTTTTTtgcaaaaagataaaaaaaaatctgGAGCAGATTACCATGTGCAGATATTGCTTATAAAAATGTAATGTTTTATTTGGAGTCTCATAAAGCCCAGGACTAAGGAACGATCAATTGACCATGCAGGATGATTATTATGAATTGCACTAAACTTAAAATATTTACCTTCCTTGCATTTGGGACACTCTTGTATGTCTTGAAGTTGTAATTAGGGATGTCGACAGCTTTGCCACGTTTCAAGTTTTGCATACAAGAGAGAAGTAGCTCTGTATGAAATGCATCTGAAATAGGAAACGATACAGAAGCATATTCAGTGCAGAACTCTTGGGACTTGTAGGACAGTATATATAATTCTTGTGGAAGGGTGAATTGGACCTGGGTGATCAAAGTTATAATCATGGACATGGACTAATTCTTCATCCGTCAATCCATAATAAAAGGACTCCTGCAAATATTGTAATCTCATTGCTTGTAGTTATAAGAGACTGGAAACAGTGTGATATGGCAATGTGATAATCTAGCATGAAGAGGGCATAGTTTGGTACCTACCAATGTAGTACCGTGTTATTTGGTCAGTGATGTTGAACAACAGGTATGTGGGTATAAGAATGCACATACATATGCTGCCAGATGAGACCAAAGCAGTAATGCACAAACCTGCGTAACAACCACAACACGCTGGTCACGGAGCTGATCAATGATCATCTTGCACACGGTACTTTTGCCTGACGATGCACCCCCAGCAACACCTGCACCCAAAACCGCATTAGGGCATGCCACATTCAGGGCCAACAAAGTCCATGGCATCAATCAATCTCAAGTATATATACTGACCAATAACAAAGGGCTCCTGGTGGCCATTCTCCAGGCCAGACGTCGTTGGTTGTTCCTCGTACGAGGCGGCGGAAACCTGGGTGTTGAGGCCGTCCAGACGGAGTGCGGAGTAATggactccggcggcggcggcggcatcgaGCACCTCGTCTACCGATTTCGAGCCCATATATGCGCCTACCAGGGGAGTGTGAGCGTCAAACAAATCGGAAATAGAGTGTAGGCACTGAAGAAAGATTTGATCTTGGAGGGATCGCAATAGCAGACGCAGAGCAAATCAGGCAAGCAAGGATCTTTCTTACCGGAGAAAAcggaggagggagagagagagggatcTCCGGCCCGCACCGACGCCGCCTGGGAGGAGCGGAGAGGAGGGAGAGGGGTGTGGTGTGGCGCGGCGGAGGTATGGGGTGGATCTGGATcgagggagggggagagggggaggAAAGGGGGGAAGGAGGGTGGAGAGGCGTGCTCGGCGCGGCGGGCGGTGCCAGCAGGAGACACACAGGAGGGGAGCCTATACCGTGCAGAAGAATATATAATGTGCGTGCTAACGTTACGGTTTAATCTTAGAGATGTTTTTAAAAACAACCAATATTCTTTCATAGTTTAACTTTTACACATAATTGTATCTGAGCATGTATACATTTCGAGAACACTTCTGCATATAATAAGGCATAGTAAAGTTATTTCTGGTATGAACCATGTAAGTTACATTTTGCCTAACTCCTTAATCATGTATTGGAGATCTTTAGGGAGGCTGTTGAAACATTCGTTTGCTCGGCTTGTTAAAATGTCGGCCAAGAATTCAATCCTTAGTGAACTTGATAGTTGTGCATGATAGATAATTATAGTTTATTAATTCACTGTCATGTAGTGTATGGAATATAGGTAGAGAATATATGTATGCTTACCGTGTTGATTGGTGGCATTGTTTTGTCGTCCCACAACTTCATGAAATGGTATACAAGAAAGCCTCGCAAATTTCTAGAGAAGAacatttgtttatttattataCATAAATCAAATAACTATTTTTGTAATAACAAAGATGAAACATAATATAAGCGATTGCCAGTATTTAAATTCCAGAAGCTTTGTTACACATCTAGGGTATTCTCGCTTCCaataataaatattatcattccacttataatttatctttcctATGGTGAGTTTGAACCTTTTAGCAATAATATTGCGGAATGTAGGTATATATGTCATGCTTTGATCATAACCCCTCGAACATACAACATCGGGAAGTGGATTCATAATCGTGGATCTCGTCCAAACCGAGTTATTTCTTGATGAAGTTGCAAATTTGAGGTCCATAATCGTGGATCTCGTCCAAACTGAGGTCAGCGCTACTGCTTTGGGACATGGCCTTCTTTCTTTCTCGGTACTGTTGGTACTCATATTGTTTCCTCCTGACCTCCTCCATTTGTCCAACCGCTCGACGAATCCATTGCTAGTGGTTCCTTTCTTCCCTCGTCCGCCGGGCCTCATCTATATATTGCGCCATTTGAACATGTATACGAAATCAATAAGACACTTGTAAGCGTTATATATTATTTAAACAGTGCGAAATCATACATGCGATGTTGGTGATATCACTTAGTGCATCATGTGTATGTTTCGGCGTAGACATGGAGTCATTGTATCAAATAAAGGCTGctgataattttttattttcagtGTGCAAGAAGACAATCGtaagtagttgataattttttattttcagtGTGCAAGAAGTCGCGTCTGGTGCCACTCGCCAGCTGCTAATGCTAATTATTGATCCATTGAATAAACTGACAAACTGAAATAAAAACAATTCACTctaatgaaataaataaaagtatGTATATACACAAGTAACAAGCTTATTTAGAATTTAGAATAAAATAAGAATATCAACCTAAACCTGCAAGTGCAAAGTAGAACAGTAGATACACAAGTAACGAGTTTATTTAAATTAAAATAAGAAGATGAATCTAAGAAGATGAATCTAATCTGCGACTGCAAGTACATATATACacaagtaacaagcaaagaagatCAATCTAACCTACAAGGCTACAACTACAAGTACGTATGAATCTAACCTGCAAGGCTGCAGGCTGCAACTGCGTTGATGCCCCTTCACGGATTGACGACGAAGGATCCGGTCATTGCCTTCTTGGCCTGCGCTGATGTCGTGTACGACATGAGGACGGAGAGCAACCgagttttttcttttcttcgatttGATTATTCTGATCCGCAAGAAGAAGCCTGCGCTGATGCCGCGTGCGAGGCGAGGACGGAGAGCAGCCGAACTGCGGCGCTGATCCGCAAGAAGGGGAGGGCTTGGGAGGGGGTGGGCGCAGGTGTGAGGGGGTGTGAAGCCTCACATCAAACTTCGTCTTTCGTCCTTTAGATCTGACATAGTTCTTTCGTGAGCCCTTGATTTTGATAGAGAGAAATTTCTGTGTGTAATCTTAGGAGTACACAATGATTAGACTACTCAGTGGGGGCGTTTTTGTTGGTGGATCTAAAATAATTTAAAGTGGTCAATTATAGTATAGATGAgcaaagcattaaataatatataaaaataaaaattaataatTATGGAGACCAAACAAAGTAGTTGTACCAAGGATATTGGTGATGTCGCTTAGTGCTTCGCGTGTATCTTGTGGCATAGACATTACAACGTCTCAGAGCGTGTTGTCGTAGGCGAGGATGCCGCCGCCGCGGATCAGCCGCACAGCAGCTCGTGATATCCTGATGTTTGCCGTAACAGTTGTGGATCACCCGTCAACCGCCGCAGATTAGCCGTAGTTTTCTGAAATTTTTTGCTTCATCATCCACTTGACTGGAGAATattttcctaaaatatttttccGAAATATTTTGGATCTGTGCGTAGTAGTTTTCCTTGTTGGCTTTCTGAACTGCCGTACTCAGATTCTGACAAAGGTACAGACTTCTTGACTGGATCAAAGGGGAGGGCGTAGGATTTTGCAACTGGCCTGATGCTCAGGATTCGAGAGGGCGCCGGCCAGCATGTTGTCGTGGTGCAGGATCAGAGGGTAGGGCGCAGGATTATTGAATTGGTCTGCTGCACAGGATTCCAAAGGATGTTGTCGTGGTGCAGCCTTGGATCAGAGGGGAGGGCGCAGGATTCTTGAACTGGTCTGCTGCGTAGGATTCCAGAGGAGAGGTTCCCTCCTGCCGTGCGCAGGAGAGGGCGGCGGCCTGCTGTCCGCGTGCAGGTGTCCAGAGGAGAGGGCGGCGGCGTGCTGTCGTGGGTAGGTTTCGGCGTGAGGGGGAAGGAGCGTGGGAGAGCGAGAGTTTGATGTAGGCTTCAAACTTTTCTCTAGAGCCGTTGGATTTGGCCCTAATTGATTTTGAGACGTTGATTTTGATGGAGATAAATTCTTGTGTGCGTTTTTCTGGGTACACAATGTTTGAGCCCTCAGTGGGGGTGGTTTTCTTTGGTGGACCAAACATAATTCTGCTGggtcaattatagtagagatgactggaaataaaataaaatacaatAATAATTaggtgattttttttaaaagtaaTAATTAGGTGATTTTGGAAAATGAGGATTGGGATAGGGAAACCCTCCCTATATTTGGAGATTGGGATAGGGAATATGTAATACCCTACCCTCATCAGGCTCAGCGAAGTGCGGATAGAGATAGGTGACGTCGACAGCCACACTTCGTAGCAGCGCTCACCTCCCACGTGTTCGTCAGTGGAGCTAGAGGCTTGGAACCAccctctcctcctccctccAGCTCGTCACCGGCCACGCTATCTCCTGCAGTAGTCGTCAGAGATGTTGTTGCCTGCTTGCTCGTGCTTGCACTCGCGTTGCTTGGAATCAACGCTAGCAAGCAACATTTGTATCTATCTATGTGGCGCGGTGGTCAATGCATAGCACAGACACAGCCGAGCGACGGAGGGGATGGTAAAATCTAGATAGAAACAACCAACCAGCCCCTACTACAATCCGAGACATCATCGTCAAATTAAAGgcaagacaagaagaagattcAAAAATTACATTGATCACCTCCATTACTCATACTACTGCTAGGAAGAATTGTGTCGTCCTATGCTAAGTGATGTGAGCTAGGTAGTGCAGTGCACACACCTATGATCAGGTTGTCCTACAACTGTCGAGCGCCTCATGTCTTTCTAAAAACATGCACCCCAACCCATAGAGGAGCGGCCTAGTGAGCTTCTACAGCCATCCGAGCGCTAGTGGTATCAGGATCATGAACAAGGTAGAGGTTGCACAGCTCGACGTGGCCACCGAGCAGTAGCAGAGCGTGAAAACAATTTAAGAGCGGGCTAATAGTATTAAACTTATATCTAATGTGTAAATCTTCATTATTTGCTAAAAGTATCATCCTTTGGGTGTCTATAGCGGTGCTATTGAACCTATCAAATTTCATagttgctacagtaccaaactaGACGTGCATTCATATGTCATGTCAGTTAATGTTAaattgctctctctctctctatcggATGTTATGATTGGCAGCCGAAAAAAAGTAGCACATACTTATCCCGCGTTCACTTTAACTAACTCCGCACTAGCGCCAAAGAAATAGCTAGTGTTTCACTTTTTTCTCATTTTCTGCCTGCCATGTCAATCCGAACCTCATACCGAACATACTCAGGTGGCAAGTAGTGGCCATTGAGAACGCATTTTACTTTTCTTTTGAGAATTATACAATATAACATAGACACCACACACGCACATATTGACCCCTATGAACATACATACACAAAAACCTATACTCCATGGTCAAAACACGTGGCTCTACCTCTACCACCGAGCACGGTGGCTATGGGCCCAGAGATGATGAGGCTACCCCGCTCCTCGAGGATGGGACCAGATAGCACGATGCTCACAGTGAAAAAGACGATGAGGTTGGAGAGCGCGCTAAAGTGAGATCGAGATGGGGCTCAATGGTGTTAGGTTGCCCTGGAATGGAACCGCTCGACACGTGGTGAGTGCCCCGGGCGATGCAGAGTGAAAAGGTCAGAGGTGCCTGACGTGGAACAATGGATCGTTGCCTGGATACATGACCTATCATGGATCATCATCTGGTTGTGTGTTATACCTAGGGCCTGTTCAGTACACATGGCTAATTACTTGTTGAGCTCAATATTAGCTTAAATTAGTTATGGTTAGCTAGCTAGTTggctaataattagttaaagaCTTAACTAAAAATTAGCCCATCCATTAACCCTTCTGGATTTTTAGCTAACTGGTGGTTAGCTCCTGTATCAAATACACCCTTAAAAAGGCACGACAAATAGAAGCACATGTATTTATATACTCCATCCACTCCATAAAAAGCACTATTATAGAATTTCATACTGATCTCAAATAAGTTTATTGTGAAAATATAGTCAATGACCTAtctaatctaatgatactaattttatattataaatattaatattttttatatttagtcaaagttaaaaaaataaTTGTTTTTTAGAAAGTGATAATGCCAACTTTTATTGGATGGAGGTAGTATATAGATCGATGTGTTCGGCCAGAACTATCCAGAAAGCAAGTTTTATTACAGTCTGCCAAAAAAAAGTTATAGTCAGGAATCTCGAAGAAATATAAAGTACTCTCTCCTTTCCCCAAAATAATTGTCACTATGATATTTGTCAGTCGAATTTTTTTGTATGTAGATGTATTCATCTCAACTAAGTTGTAGTCCAATCCACTTCAACACACGTAGATCGAAGTGAATACacatacatccaaacaagatacCTATCTATGTACTATAAATCTGCTTATTATGAAACTAGATT is a window encoding:
- the LOC110434973 gene encoding uridine kinase-like protein 3 isoform X1; this translates as MGSKSVDEVLDAAAAAGVHYSALRLDGLNTQVSAASYEEQPTTSGLENGHQEPFVIGVAGGASSGKSTVCKMIIDQLRDQRVVVVTQESFYYGLTDEELVHVHDYNFDHPDAFHTELLLSCMQNLKRGKAVDIPNYNFKTYKSVPNARKVNPSDVIILEGILVFHDSRLRDLMNMKIFVDTDADVRLTRRIRRDTIDKGRDIKAVLDQYSKFVKPAFEDFILPTKKYADIIIPRGGDNDVAIDLIVQHIRTKLGQHDLCKIHPNLYVIQTTYQIRGMHTIIRDAATATHDFIFYADRLIRLVVEHGLGHLPFQEKQVITPTGSVYTGVEFSKRLCGISVIRSGESMENALRACCKGIKIGKILIHREGDNGQQLIYQNLPKDIANRHVLLLDPILGTGNSAVQAISLLLKKGVQEANIIFLNLISAPQGVHVVSKRFPRVKIVTSEIEFGLNDDFRVVPGMGEFGDRYFGTDDYQSLTPFFCDDKNRVRLL
- the LOC110434973 gene encoding uridine kinase-like protein 3 isoform X2; protein product: MGSKSVDEVLDAAAAAGVHYSALRLDGLNTQVSAASYEEQPTTSGLENGHQEPFVIGVAGGASSGKSTVCKMIIDQLRDQRVVVVTQESFYYGLTDEELVHVHDYNFDHPDAFHTELLLSCMQNLKRGKAVDIPNYNFKTYKSVPNARKVNPSDVIILEGILVFHDSRLRDLMNMKIFVDTDADVRLTRRIRRDTIDKGRDIKAVLDQYSKFVKPAFEDFILPTKKYADIIIPRGGDNDVAIDLIVQHIRTKLGQHDLCKIHPNLYVIQTTYQIRGMHTIIRDAATATHDFIFYADRLIRLVVEHGLGHLPFQEKQVITPTGSVYTGVEFSKRLCGISVIRSGESMENALRACCKGIKIGKILIHREGDNGQQLIYQNLPKDIANRHVLLLDPILGTGNSAVQAISLLLKKGVQEANIIFLNLISAPQGVHVVSKRFPRVKIVTSEIEFGLNDDFRVVPGMGEFGDRYFGTDDYQSLTPFFCDDKNRVRG